The proteins below come from a single Methanothrix thermoacetophila PT genomic window:
- the polX gene encoding DNA polymerase/3'-5' exonuclease PolX translates to MRNKEIAAILYEMGELLEIRGENRFKVIAYSRAARAIESLKEDIEDVWRRGELDRIPGVGKAIAEKISEYLTTGHIKAYDDLVSSTPKGMKELLQLQGVGPKTVALLHEKLGVSTVDELEAAARQHRIRRLPGMGPTKEANILKAIERHRRRSTRIPLSVAVRIVEHIMRHLEGIEGLSNITVAGSYRRGKETVGDIDILATSSRPSESIAAFVRMPMVDDILGQGPTKASIIIEGTVQVDLRIVEPRSYGTLLQYFTGSKEHNVKLRGIALQRGYSLSEYSLKRLDTGEELFFDREEDVYKALGMQYIPPELREDRGEIEAALANRLPELVDLSSIKGDLHVHSTWSDGVGSIEEMVSHARSLGYEYIAITDHSPSVGIAGGISEERLLEKVETIYRMNEGLEGFRILAGTEVDIRADGSLDYRDEILERCDVVVAAIHMAQSQKEREINSRLVAAMENEHVDIIAHPTGRIIGRREPYRVDMDLILETAARTGTIMEINAYPERLDLSDEWARRAKEMGVRMAISTDAHSPDQLGFMRYGVTVARRGWLEPSNVINTLSAKDLMRHLGI, encoded by the coding sequence GTGAGAAACAAGGAGATCGCGGCCATACTCTATGAGATGGGGGAGCTGCTGGAGATCAGAGGGGAGAACCGCTTCAAGGTGATAGCCTACAGCAGAGCCGCGAGAGCCATCGAGTCTCTTAAAGAGGATATCGAGGATGTCTGGAGGCGTGGAGAGCTTGACAGAATACCTGGGGTTGGAAAGGCGATTGCAGAGAAGATCTCAGAGTACCTCACAACAGGCCACATAAAAGCGTATGACGATCTCGTCTCTTCCACACCGAAGGGCATGAAGGAGCTGCTCCAGCTCCAGGGCGTGGGACCCAAGACTGTCGCGCTCCTCCACGAGAAGCTCGGTGTATCAACAGTTGATGAGCTCGAGGCTGCTGCGCGGCAGCACAGAATCCGAAGGCTTCCCGGCATGGGGCCGACGAAAGAGGCAAACATACTGAAGGCGATAGAGCGGCACAGGAGGCGCTCCACACGCATACCGCTCAGCGTCGCTGTGCGCATCGTTGAGCATATCATGAGACACCTGGAGGGTATTGAGGGGCTGAGCAACATCACCGTTGCCGGGAGCTACCGGAGGGGTAAGGAGACCGTTGGGGATATAGACATCCTGGCGACATCATCAAGGCCATCAGAGTCGATAGCTGCTTTCGTTCGCATGCCGATGGTCGATGATATTCTGGGCCAGGGCCCGACGAAGGCCAGCATCATCATCGAGGGCACTGTTCAGGTCGATCTGAGGATCGTCGAGCCGAGATCATACGGAACCCTGCTCCAGTACTTCACGGGCTCGAAGGAGCACAACGTGAAGCTGCGCGGCATAGCACTACAGCGCGGTTACTCTCTCTCAGAGTACTCCCTCAAGAGGCTGGACACAGGAGAGGAGCTCTTCTTCGATCGCGAGGAGGATGTGTACAAGGCGCTTGGCATGCAGTACATACCCCCTGAGCTGAGGGAGGATCGCGGTGAGATCGAGGCTGCGCTTGCCAATCGACTCCCTGAGCTTGTGGATCTGTCCAGCATAAAAGGAGATCTCCATGTCCATAGCACATGGTCTGATGGCGTCGGATCCATCGAGGAGATGGTCTCTCACGCGAGATCGCTGGGGTATGAGTACATAGCAATCACAGACCACTCGCCGAGCGTCGGGATAGCCGGAGGCATCTCTGAGGAGAGGCTCCTGGAGAAGGTGGAGACGATATACAGAATGAACGAGGGTCTCGAGGGATTTAGGATACTTGCTGGAACAGAGGTTGATATAAGGGCGGATGGCAGCCTGGATTACAGGGATGAGATTCTGGAGAGATGTGATGTGGTGGTGGCAGCGATCCACATGGCACAGAGCCAGAAGGAGCGAGAGATCAACAGCAGGCTTGTGGCCGCGATGGAGAACGAGCACGTCGATATAATCGCGCATCCCACGGGGCGGATCATAGGGAGGAGGGAGCCATACCGGGTCGATATGGATTTGATTCTCGAGACTGCTGCCAGGACAGGCACGATCATGGAGATCAATGCATACCCTGAGAGGCTGGATCTCAGTGATGAATGGGCGAGGCGCGCTAAGGAGATGGGTGTGAGGATGGCGATCAGCACAGACGCCCATTCACCCGATCAGCTGGGCTTCATGCGATACGGTGTTACGGTTGCACGCCGGGGATGGCTGGAGCCATCTAATGTGATAAACACACTGAGCGCGAAGGATCTCATGAGGCATCTCGGGATATGA